GCCCCGTCCGCGTCGTTGCGCCGCAGGGCGTCGGCGAAGCGCGCGTTCGCCTCGCGCATCGCGTCGAGCTCGACCGCCCCCAGCTGCGGGACCGCCTCCCGCACGGCGAGTTCGTGCATGGCGGAGGTGACCGACTGCGCGGCCCGGACGGCGCGGACGTCGAGCGGGCTCACGAGGGTGTGGCGGCCGGGCTTCGTCTGCACGAGCCCCGCCTGCTCCAGCCGGCCCAGCGCCTCACGCACCGGCGTGCGGCTGACCCCGAGCCAGTCGGCCAGGTCACCGTCGTTGAGACGCTCGCCGGGCGCGAGCGTGCCGTCGACGATGGCGTCACGGATGGCCCGGTAGGCGCTCTCGCGGAGGAGCGACCGGGAGACGAGGCCTCGGCTCTGCGGAACTGGCATGCAATATATTGCATGCCGCGCAGGGGTGGGCTGTCAAGGGCGGTGAACGCGGCGGCGTGTGCGGTGCGGTCATGATCCGGTCCGCCGCTCCGGGCTGGGCAGGTCCGGTGCGCTGCGGTTCGGGAAGCAGGTCACCAGGGCGAGGGAGGGGAAGACCGTGCGCGCCGAGGGACAGGCCCCCGCCCCGCGCGAGCAGGTCGACCGCCGCCCTGACGCGGGATGCCAGCCTGGTCGTCTCCTGGTCCTGCTCGGCGGCGAACAGGGGTGCGAACTCGGCGTCGGCTTCACGGTCTGCCCCCTGGTGATCCGGTGTCCGGTGGCCTGCTCCGACGGCGGCGGTCGGTGCCAGGAGGATCAAGGGCATCGAGTTTCGGTTGCTGGACATCGAGAACGGGATGGCGAAGCCCCACCGTGCCTGCACGGTGGGGCTGTTGCTCTGCCGGCTCGCGCGGCTCAGACGCTGCCGAAGCCTCCGCCCCGGACACCCGCGACGAAGGCGCTGAACGCGGCGGCGGGGACGGTGAGGGCCGGGCCGCTCACGTTCTTGGAGTCGCGGACGGGGACGATGCCGTGCGGGGCGGCGAGGTTGGTGGCGACCTCGACGCACTGGCCGCCGTTTTCGCTGTAGGAGGACGTGAACCAACGGGGGGTCTCGGTTGTCACGGGGTGCCCTTTCGCAACTGCCTGAACATGTCAACGGACGCGGCCTGGGAGGGAGCGAGCGCCTGCATCTGATGGTAGGCCGTCAGATGCTGCACCACCGAGCCACTTTCACGCTCCAGATAGCCCTGCTGCGCCGACTCCGCGTACGACATGAGCGAGCGGTCGGGCATGGTCAGGATGTAGAGCGGCAGACTGAAGGGGCGGTGCTCTCCCATGGTGAACGGCACGACCTGGATCATGGTGTTGGGCTGCTCGGCGAAGTCGATGAGCCGGTCCGTCTGCGCCTTCATGACCTCCGGCCCGCCGACCGGTCGGCGCAGGCAGCGTCCGTCAGGGACGGCGACGCCTGCGTGCTGTACGACCGGCATCCGGCCGCGCACTCCTGGGACGTGACGGATCCCCTCGCCGATCTGATGGCGGACCGGATCCGGGAGGAGGTGCGGCGGGAGCGCGAGGGCGGCGGGGCCGGCGGGGAGGGTGCCCGGGGCGGCGCCTAACGCCGCTTGCGGCCGACGGCGTTGCGCAGGCCGCCGGTGAGCGTGCCGACGCCGGTGCGCAGGCCGATGAGTCGAGGGTGCTGCCCACGCCGCGAGCAGCCCGCCTGAACGCCCTCGCCAGGCGCTCGTCCATCGTGCCCCCGTCCCCCTCGGTCGTGCGCGTCTTCGCGGACGACGCCTCTGCCACGGTCGGGGTTGCCGGGCCGGGGCGGTTAGCGGCGGTGCTTCGACTCGACCCGTCCGAACGCCTCCGGGCCCGTCGCGTGCGCCTCGACGGCCGTCCGCCACGCGGCGTCGTCGGCGTACAGCACGCTGCGCAGGTAGGCCGAGGCGAGGTGGGCGAGGGCGGCGACGCGTGCGGGGTTCTCGTCGGTCGTCTCGGCGACGTCGTATCCGGAGATCCCGCCGAGGCCGTGTTCCGCTTCGAAGAGGGTGAGCAGGGTCTTCGGGCCGGGGGCGAGGACGTACGGGTCGGCGTGCCACTCCGGGCCCATGACCGTCAGATGGCCGGACTGGTCCTTCTCGCCCGCGACCACGAGTGCGGGCGTCGCCATCCGGGAGAAGTCCGTGGTGGTGAGGAACGGCAGCGCCTCCGCCATGGACGGGGTGATCGCGTCGCCGCCCCGGCCGGGCCCGGCCAGCACCACCCCCGCCTTGATCCGGGGATCGGCCAGGTCCACCTCCGTACCGTCGGCCGGATCGGTGAGGCGCGCGCCCAGCAGGAGGCTCGCCGTGTGGGCGCCCATCGAGTGACCGGCGACGGCGATCCGGTCCGGGTCCAGGCGGCCGGCGAGTCCGGGGACTCCCGCCTCGATCTCGTCGAACCGGTCGATGAGGCGGGACACGTCCTCGGCGCGGGAGCGCCAGTGCATGGGCGCGCCGGGGGTCTCGGGCGGCAGGTCGAGCGTCGTCGAGCTGAGATGGGTCGGCTGGATCACGGCGAACCCGTGCGCTGCCCAGAAGGCGACGAGGGGAGCGTATCCGTTGAGCGAGGAGAGGTTGTTCGAGAAGCCCTGGCCGTGCGAGAGCAGGATGACCGGCAGCCGGTTCCCGTCCCCGGGCGCCTCGGTGCCGGCCGCGGGCAGCGGCAGGGAAACGCGGAACTCCAGGTCCACGGCGCGGTCGGGGGTGGGCAGCGCCAGCGGGGCGACGGACAGGACGGGGGAGGCGGGGCGCCCGAAGGTGTCGGTCGTGCGAGGTGCGGAGGTACGGGAGGTACGCATGGGGAAGCCCTTCCGGGAGGCCCCTGCCGCGGATCCGAAGGGTGGCAGGGCAGGGGAGTGGAAACGTCCGGCTTCGGCTAAAGTGAAGCGGAGCGTTGTTCCATTTACGATACGGAGCGCTGTTCCGCTTTGTCAACGGCGATGTCCGGCGACGGATTCCCGCGGTGGTTTCCCGGGGTGGCGGACCAGGTGAGGAGAGGGGTGCGCGGTGGCTGCCGCCGATGAAGCCGGAGGGGCGTCCGCCCGGCCGAAGCGGGCCGACGCGGTGCGCAATCAGCAGACGCTGCTCGCCGCCGCCGCGGAGGTCTTCGTGGCCTCGGGGGTCGACGCGCCGATCCGCGAGATCGCCAAGCGGGCCGGGGTCGGTATGGGAACGATCTACCGGCACTTCCCGACCCGGGCGGACCTGGTGGTAGCCGTCTACCGCCACCAGGTCGAGGCCTGCGCCGAGGCCGGGCCTGTTCTGCTGGCCGAGGAGGAGTCCCCGTTCGCCGCGCTGGAGCGGTGGGTGGACCTCTTCGTCGACTTCCTGGTCACGAAGCATGGGCTCGCCGACGCGCTGCGCTCGGACAGCGGCGGCTTCGAGGTGCTGCACGCCTACTTCCTCGACCGCCTGGTGCCCGTCTGCGGGCAGCTGCTCGACGCGGCGGTCGGCGCCGGAGAGGCCCGGCCC
This sequence is a window from Streptomyces parvus. Protein-coding genes within it:
- a CDS encoding GntR family transcriptional regulator, with the translated sequence MPVPQSRGLVSRSLLRESAYRAIRDAIVDGTLAPGERLNDGDLADWLGVSRTPVREALGRLEQAGLVQTKPGRHTLVSPLDVRAVRAAQSVTSAMHELAVREAVPQLGAVELDAMREANARFADALRRNDADGALEADDAFHRVAVTAGANEAVATVLDQFTPVLRRLERLRFSSLSGRGSVAQHDRIIALCAAGDVEGAVAATRANWQTLLPLLDAWPEAGAGAATEKRPGTPRPGGGPSSTFGVS
- a CDS encoding DUF397 domain-containing protein gives rise to the protein MTTETPRWFTSSYSENGGQCVEVATNLAAPHGIVPVRDSKNVSGPALTVPAAAFSAFVAGVRGGGFGSV
- a CDS encoding alpha/beta fold hydrolase → MRTSRTSAPRTTDTFGRPASPVLSVAPLALPTPDRAVDLEFRVSLPLPAAGTEAPGDGNRLPVILLSHGQGFSNNLSSLNGYAPLVAFWAAHGFAVIQPTHLSSTTLDLPPETPGAPMHWRSRAEDVSRLIDRFDEIEAGVPGLAGRLDPDRIAVAGHSMGAHTASLLLGARLTDPADGTEVDLADPRIKAGVVLAGPGRGGDAITPSMAEALPFLTTTDFSRMATPALVVAGEKDQSGHLTVMGPEWHADPYVLAPGPKTLLTLFEAEHGLGGISGYDVAETTDENPARVAALAHLASAYLRSVLYADDAAWRTAVEAHATGPEAFGRVESKHRR
- a CDS encoding TetR/AcrR family transcriptional regulator, which gives rise to MAAADEAGGASARPKRADAVRNQQTLLAAAAEVFVASGVDAPIREIAKRAGVGMGTIYRHFPTRADLVVAVYRHQVEACAEAGPVLLAEEESPFAALERWVDLFVDFLVTKHGLADALRSDSGGFEVLHAYFLDRLVPVCGQLLDAAVGAGEARPGIEPYELMRGVGNLCVGRDGDPRYDPRRLVDLLLRGLREVRSS